The Desulfovibrio piger DNA segment AAGACAATTATCTGAACTTCTTGGATATAAAAATTTTAATGCTGTTAATTTACAATATGGTCTATTTGTAAAATCTTTAGCTCTAGAATTTGGGATTTCAAAAAATCAACAGAATTTTGATTGGCTTTTCTTCCTTATGGATTTTATTCATCAACCAAATGAAGAATGTAAGTTAAGGCTCAGAGAGAATACTGTTCAGGCATTAAGAAAAATTGGTTGGTGAAAAACAACATGTTCGTAGTGTTATATGGAATTATGAACATGACTAGCAGTAAAAATAAAGGAGCCTTAGAATATATAGGTATAGATATACTATTTCAATATGTTATTAAATAAACAAACATGCTGCATCCTGTAAAAATAAGTAATAGTGCCGAGATTCCTTGTTTCCATATCCCCTTTTTTTCTTCGACGAAGCTCTTTGCGCTCAAAACGCCGCAAAATAACCCTGCCGCGAGACACAGCCCGCTGATGAGCCAGCCTGAGGGCATGTGCAGAATTGCCGCCAGAGGAACATCCCGTCCGGTGTTGATACGGAAGCCCGCCCAGAGCATCAGACTCCCGTAGGCCAGCAGGCAAATCAGAGCAAGCAGTCCCATCGGCACCAGCCTGTCGTATCGAATTTTCGAGGCAAGATTCCGCGATTCCTTCACCACACTGTTGGTAAGCCGGGCTTGGGCGGCGGCAGTTTCCTTTTCGGCGGCAGCGGCCATGCTGTCCACGATGGCTCTGGACGCTCCGGCGATTTTTTCCGGCAACGCTTCATAGTAGATGCGTTGATATTCCATCGCGGCCAGCAGCGGCCAGAGCGCGTCATCCTCCCGGAGATTCAGCCTGTTGCCGATTTCCCGCAAACGCGCCGCTTCCGCTTCGGACAATTCCCTGCCGCACGCCTTGCCGAGATCAATCACAGTATCCATGCTCATGACGCTTCCCCCATGACGGAATCAAACATGTTCGCGCACACTCTCCGCCAGCGCTGCAATTCCACCCGTGTGCCGATGGGCATTTCAGTCTGGGCGGCGCGGATGGACATGCGTCTGGAATACAGCCAGTCGGCCACGCGGTTGCCGACCGCCGGAAAGTCCAGCGTCCTGCCGTTCTTCTCCACCGCTTCCCGTGCCTTGGAACTGTTATACATATCAAAACGCCGCGCTTCACCGAAATACAGATTCCGGCAAACGTGGATGGGCACGTCCGTGAATACTTCCTGAAAGGAGTGCAGAAGCTCGATGGAATCGCGGTGACGATTGATTATCCAGAAGACAACCAGTTCCCGCCGCATCTCTCGCAGAGCTTGCTTCATGATGTCGCCGTGACTGGCCGTGCTGGTCTTGGTACGGGCGGCGGCATTGATGACCACGGCATGATCCGGGTAGTTCTGTACAGTGTCCAGCAAATCCGCCCAGCCGTCGGCGTCGTCCAGACAGTTCAGACGGCAGAGCAGATTCGGCAGGGCAAGCTCCTTGTGCGCCTTGAAGACATCAGGGTTGTCGGTATCGGTATCCACAAGCAGGACGTTTGCGTTTCTGTTGAGAAGATAGTCCACAAGGGCGAAGGAAAAGAGGCTCTTGCCGACGCCGCCCTTGCTGCCGCCGACATAGAATACGCTGTTCTGAATGTTCATGATCAAAGCTCCGAATCGGGTTTGTCCGGCGTGTAGAAGTCCGGGATTTCTTCCTGTGCGTGGGACGTGACGGGAGGAGCCGCGACGGGTTTCGCGGTTTCGGGCCGGGGCTTCGGCTCACGTTTTCGCGAAGCCGCCTTCGCGGGAAGCACCTTTGCCCTGATGACGGGCGCGGGAATGACCACGTTGCCCTGGGCCAAGATGTCCGCCAGCTCCTTCACCGTGTATCCCTTTTCAAACGCTTTCAGGATATTGGCGTTGAGCAGTTCGGCGGCTTCCTCCCGTGTCTTGCCGAGATTTTTGTCCGGCAGGTCGTCAAGGATTTTCCGCATGGCATTGATGTCTTTCACCGGAATGCGTTTGAACTTTCCCATGCGCGTCGCTCCCTATCGCATCCGCATACGCGGTCGGTTCTGCCGTTCGCCTTCTATGCGCCGTTTTTCAAGGTCGCCAGCAAGGTCTGCAAGCTGCTGTACACTTCGCTGACATCGGTGAACAATCGCTTCAAGGTGCGCAGTTCCGTCTGAATCAGCATCTGCCTGTCCTCCAGTACGTCGATCCTCGTGCCGAAGGCCGTCAGTCGGGCGTTGCAGTTCTCCTCCATCCGTTTCAGGCTTTGCATCAGCATCCGTTCGGTTTCGGTCATGAAGGGGCTCCTCCTGAAGCTGGGGCAAAAGAAGGGCTTCCTCGTCAGGGAGCTGTTTCCATTTTGCCGGATAGCGTTTGATGTTGCAGGCGGCGCGTTTTTCAATGACGCGCTCAAAAGCCGGTTGCAGGCGGGCGACCATGCGCCGTGCTGTTTCCTTTTTCTTTTCTTCGGATTCTTCTTCCTGAGCGACTTTGGGTGTCCAGCCTCTGGCGTAAAAACCTCCCCGGAAGCGCATCTTCATGCCGCTGTTCGGGGCAATGACGCTGATGTAGTCCCTGCCTTCGCGGTTGATGCTCAGCCCCTGTTCCTTCAGGGCGCTCAGAATATCTTCCCGGTTCCGGACAAGTCCCTGCGTCACTTTTTCCTTTAGGAAAGCATGGATAACCTCTTTGGCCCGGTCGCGGTCGCTTTCTCTGATTTCCTTGCCCCATCTCGCCATTCGCGCCTTGAACAGGTTGGCTTTTTTCGGAAGCTCATCCCTTGCCCGCGCCGGGTCGTCAGGCCGCGCCCAGCCTTCGCGCCAGTTGAACAGGTCGCGGAACACGTCAAAGTCCTTTTGCCAGCCGGGAGGACAAGCATTGAAATCCTTGCCGCTGGAAAGCTCCAGGCGCGGAATGAGGAAATGCAGCTCGTGATGCCCGGCATGGGTATGCCTCACCCAGAGGATATTGCGCTGATCCGCGTCCAGACCGGCGAAGGCCACCCGCTCGAAAGCGTCCATGACTTCCTCTTCCTGTGCCTCGCTGATCTTCTCATCCGGGTGCCATGACAGAACGCCGGAAGTGAATTTCCATCGCCGCTCTATGCTGTCGATAAGCGCGCGGGTCATGACTGGATCGCCGCGCAGCACCTGGGGCGGGGCTGTGTCTCTCCCCGGATAATCCGGGCGTACAAGATAGCGGCTGGGCTTGTCGCCTTCTCCGGTGCCGTGCGGAAAGACCTTCATCAGCATGGTTCCGCCTCCGGTTCATCTTCCGTTGAGGCGCATGATGCGAACTCGATAATGCGCTGTTCGATGCCCGCCAGCGCCACCAATACCTCCACGGCTTCCGCCGCGCGTTTATAGGTGTTGGCCCATCTCGCAAGTTGATTGATGTTCGCGCCGATGCGTGCCAGTTCCCGCAACCGCCGTTTCTCTTCCGGCGTTTTCCGCAGACGGATGCCAAGGCAGGTCTGGCGGATGTACTCCGACATGCTCATGCCGTGCAGCCCCGCGTTGAGGCGGAGGATGTCGCGCTCCTCCGGGAACACACGCACGACGACAGAGGCAGTGCGAACGGGTTTGACGCGTTTCACCGCTTTCCCTGCCTTTGGGCTTTGCGGGGTTCAAAGGGGCAGCGCCCCTTGCCAGCCGTGAGGCTATACGCGCAGCGTATAGACGAAACGTAGGCTGGCCCTCGGAGACAATGCCGGACGAGCGAACAGGCATCCGCGCAAAAACGGGGATGCATGATGCGGGCATCGGGAATGCGGCGGGTGCGTATCGGGCGCGGCGCGGACTTGTATTCGGCGAGTCGCTGGTGGGTATACTGACGGCTCCAGATAAACATCCGACACATGAGGAGATGGTATGCGGCAAATGCCTGAACGCCATGCACAAGCCGTGTAGTCAGTATCCGACACAAGGCAAGGTCGGCATAACGCACATGACGGCGCGGACATATAAACGCTGGGCGGGCGGTCACAGCGCATGTATGGGGAGAACTCTGCGGAGCGCAAGCCGGGGCGGCCTTATGTGCATCGTGTCCGCCGCTTGTCGGTATGCGGGAAAATTGCGGGAGGCGGAAAATGCTTTTTTGTATTGCTGCGTTTGTGTTTTTGAACAGCGGACTTCCTTTGACAGAGCCCCCGCCGGAGGCTTCCTCGTCCGTCGCCCGCAACCGTCCATAGCCGGAAAGCAAGGGCATCCTGTCAAGGCCCGCGAAGCGGCCCGACAGGGCATGGCCTTGACCGGATGACCGCTTCCGGCACCCGTGCGGGTGTGACGGACGAAAAGCCGGGGAAGAAGCGAAGTTCATTTTTCCTCCGGTTCGGCGGTGAGCTTTTCCAGAAGTGCGGCAATATCCGCCGCTCTCCACGCCGTTGTGCGCGGGCCGAGTTTGACGGGTTTCGGATAGCGGCCGCTTTTGCAGCCCGCCCACCACGCGCTGCGGCTGACGGGAATGAGCGCGAGTACCTGCGGCAAACGAAGCAGAGCGTTATTGGGTATATTTTGCATGGAGTTCCTCCTGGCTGGTTATGTTCGGCACAGTATATCATGGGTTTTCCCGCTCTTTCGTTTTCGAAGTCCCCGCATACAGCGGGATAAATCCAATAGCGTCCTGTGAGATGCCGCTTGTGTTCAAAAAAATTCAAAATACAGCTTGACATGTTTTTGTGCTTTAAAGCGATATCGTGCAATATATTGAAATTACACAACTCTAACAACACATAAAAACACTGTTTGCACTGTGTTGTATTAGCCGTATTTGTCTTTTACGGACTTCAGATGGCGCTATAGCATGTCATTGTCCGTCTGTGTTGCTTCGCGCAAGCCGTCCAGATAGTCGGCCCATGCCTGCATCATCTGGTGCCGCTGGGGAAGATATTGGGCATGGTTGTAGGCGAACCGGGAAGTATTCTTTTCCTTGTGGGCCAGCTGACGCTCAATCCAGTCAGGCTCAAAGCCCTGTTCATTGAGCAGGGTTGAGGCCATAGCCCGGAAGCCATGAATACACATCTCTTCCTTGCCGTATCCCATAGCGCGTAACGCCTGTAAGGGCGTGGAGTAGTGGATAGGCTTCCTCACACTGTTCCTTGAGGGGAAAAGGTATGTTCCGCCTCCGGTGACGGCGTGAAGCTCTTTGAGAATGGCAACGGCTTGTGATGACAGCGGAACAATGTGCGGCTTTCGCATTTTCATGCGTTCGGCCGGTATGTGCCATTCCCGCGTTTCCAGATTGAACTCGCTCCATTCGGAACGGACAAGTTCGGCGGAACGGACAAAGAACAGGGGAAAAAGGCGCAGCGCGCATTTGACCTGAAAATGTCCGTGATAGTTGTCCAGCCTGTTCAGAAGCACGCCGATTTTTTCGGCGGAAACGATGGTGGCCCTGTGCCTGCCCCGATGCGGACGTATGGCTCCGCGAAGATCGGCGGCAATGTTGCGCGGCACTCTGCCTGTGGCAACCGCATAGCGGAAAACCATGCCGCAATACTGGATGATTCTGTGGGCGATAAGTTCCTTTCCCTTTCTTTCAAGCGGCTTGAGTATCAGCAGCAGGTCTTGCGCCGTGACCTCGGAAATGGGCTTCCGTTTCAAGGCGGGGAAAAGATAGTGTTTGAACGTGTGCAGTTTTCTCCCTCTGTCTTTTTCGGAATTGTGGACTGTCTGCGTATCGTGCCATTCACGGACAACATGCTCGAAGGTATTGGCTTCCGCGAGGAGGGCGGCGTTTTTCATCTCCTTCTTGCGTTTGCCCGGATCAATGCCGTCGGCAAGCAGCTTTTTCGCCTCATTTCGCTTTGTCCGGGCATCCTTCAGGGAGACAATCGGATATTCCCCGAAGCTGAGCAGCTTTTCCTTATCGTTGAAACGGTACGCCATACGCCAGAGTTTTGAGCCGGTTTTGGCGACATAGAGGTACAGGCCGCCGCCGTCCGCGTACTTTTTCGCTTTTTCAGCGGGCTTCAGATTCCTGATTTGCGTGTCGGTCAGCATGACGTACCTCCCTGACTGGATGTATCCTGCAACGCCTTGTCCCGCAGAAGAAAAAGATATCTGGCCCATTCCCGCATCATGGTTTTTCTTTCCGACAGATGCCGCCACGGGTCAAAACGTGTGCGCCCGGAGTGTGCCAGCTGCACGTCGATGATGTTCTGTTCGTACCCAAGGTCGAACAGTAATTTGGCGACAAGAGAGCGGATTCCGTCAAAGGACAGTTTTACGCCGTCATATCCGCGTCTGCGCAGGGAAACGGTGATGGTGGATATGTCGATGGGGCGTTCAGGAGAACGGACGCCGGGGAACAGCAGGGTTCCATGACCGGAGTATTCCTTCAGTTCCCTGAGTATTTTGACTGCCTGTGGCGCGAGAGGCACAACATGCTCATGTTTCGTCGCCATGCGTTTCGCGGGGATAACCCAGAGCCTGCGGGAGAAATCAAATTCATTCCATGCCGCACAGCGCAATTCACCGGAACGGACGAACAGCAGGGGAACCAGCCGCAGGGCGCACCGCACAGGGAAATAGCCGTCATGCCGCTCAAGGTTCAGCATAATCTGACCGAGTTTCCCGGCGTCGAGCGCGGCGGCTCTGTGCCCTGTCTGTCTGGAACGCAGCGAAGCGGGCAGGTCTTCCGTGGAGTTCCGCGCGGTCTTGCCGGTGGCGACGGCATAGCGGCATATCTGGCCGCAGACATCCGTCAGCCTGCGTCCTCCGCGCAATTTCCCGGATTGCCGCAACGGTTCGATGGCGCTCATAATGTCCTCGGCGGTAACGTCTGTCATGGCCTTGCCGCCGAAGACGGGAAAGAAATATTCCGTCATCCCCCGCATCATGAAGGAGCGATAGCGGTTTTTACAGTGAAGGGTTTCCCGCTCGTACCATTCCATAGCCACGGATTGGAACGTAGCGTTGGAGGCGGATGTCCGTGCGGCCTTCCTGTGTTCCGCCGGGTCGATGCCGTCCTTGAGCAGGGCCTTGGCTTCATCCCGGCGTTGCCGTGCGGCGCGGAGTGATACCTGAGGATATTCACCGAAGGAAAGGAGCTTGGCCTTTCGCTCAAAACGGTACGCCAGCCGCCAGAGTTTTTTGCCGCTGGTCGGAATGAACAGGAACAGCCCACCGCCGTCCGCATACTTTTTCGGTTTGTCGGCGGCTTTCAAGCCTTGAATAATGTGGTCATCCAGCATGATTTTCTCCGTATTCGGGATACCCGTAAATCCCCATGAATCCAGTGGTATCAGATACCCACAAATAAAAATATTTGTAGTATTATCAATTGACTATATGAGAATATTTCAGAATGCCAATTTGTATGGATACCCTGAATAATACCCGGAAAACAGCGGGATGCAAGGCGCTATTTCTGGACTTCTCTGGATGACTGTTTTAATATAACATATTGAAATATAAAATATTATAACTCTAAACAAGTCTATTTGGACGTAAAATGAGAGTTTGTAGTTTACCCCGGTGGCATCAAGTTCCCAGCCGTTGG contains these protein-coding regions:
- a CDS encoding plasmid mobilization protein, producing the protein MKRVKPVRTASVVVRVFPEERDILRLNAGLHGMSMSEYIRQTCLGIRLRKTPEEKRRLRELARIGANINQLARWANTYKRAAEAVEVLVALAGIEQRIIEFASCASTEDEPEAEPC
- a CDS encoding protein mobD, producing the protein MNIQNSVFYVGGSKGGVGKSLFSFALVDYLLNRNANVLLVDTDTDNPDVFKAHKELALPNLLCRLNCLDDADGWADLLDTVQNYPDHAVVINAAARTKTSTASHGDIMKQALREMRRELVVFWIINRHRDSIELLHSFQEVFTDVPIHVCRNLYFGEARRFDMYNSSKAREAVEKNGRTLDFPAVGNRVADWLYSRRMSIRAAQTEMPIGTRVELQRWRRVCANMFDSVMGEAS
- a CDS encoding tyrosine-type recombinase/integrase; this encodes MLDDHIIQGLKAADKPKKYADGGGLFLFIPTSGKKLWRLAYRFERKAKLLSFGEYPQVSLRAARQRRDEAKALLKDGIDPAEHRKAARTSASNATFQSVAMEWYERETLHCKNRYRSFMMRGMTEYFFPVFGGKAMTDVTAEDIMSAIEPLRQSGKLRGGRRLTDVCGQICRYAVATGKTARNSTEDLPASLRSRQTGHRAAALDAGKLGQIMLNLERHDGYFPVRCALRLVPLLFVRSGELRCAAWNEFDFSRRLWVIPAKRMATKHEHVVPLAPQAVKILRELKEYSGHGTLLFPGVRSPERPIDISTITVSLRRRGYDGVKLSFDGIRSLVAKLLFDLGYEQNIIDVQLAHSGRTRFDPWRHLSERKTMMREWARYLFLLRDKALQDTSSQGGTSC
- a CDS encoding relaxase/mobilization nuclease domain-containing protein, with product MLMKVFPHGTGEGDKPSRYLVRPDYPGRDTAPPQVLRGDPVMTRALIDSIERRWKFTSGVLSWHPDEKISEAQEEEVMDAFERVAFAGLDADQRNILWVRHTHAGHHELHFLIPRLELSSGKDFNACPPGWQKDFDVFRDLFNWREGWARPDDPARARDELPKKANLFKARMARWGKEIRESDRDRAKEVIHAFLKEKVTQGLVRNREDILSALKEQGLSINREGRDYISVIAPNSGMKMRFRGGFYARGWTPKVAQEEESEEKKKETARRMVARLQPAFERVIEKRAACNIKRYPAKWKQLPDEEALLLPQLQEEPLHDRNRTDADAKPETDGGELQRPTDGLRHEDRRTGGQADADSDGTAHLEAIVHRCQRSVQQLADLAGDLEKRRIEGERQNRPRMRMR
- a CDS encoding tyrosine-type recombinase/integrase; protein product: MLTDTQIRNLKPAEKAKKYADGGGLYLYVAKTGSKLWRMAYRFNDKEKLLSFGEYPIVSLKDARTKRNEAKKLLADGIDPGKRKKEMKNAALLAEANTFEHVVREWHDTQTVHNSEKDRGRKLHTFKHYLFPALKRKPISEVTAQDLLLILKPLERKGKELIAHRIIQYCGMVFRYAVATGRVPRNIAADLRGAIRPHRGRHRATIVSAEKIGVLLNRLDNYHGHFQVKCALRLFPLFFVRSAELVRSEWSEFNLETREWHIPAERMKMRKPHIVPLSSQAVAILKELHAVTGGGTYLFPSRNSVRKPIHYSTPLQALRAMGYGKEEMCIHGFRAMASTLLNEQGFEPDWIERQLAHKEKNTSRFAYNHAQYLPQRHQMMQAWADYLDGLREATQTDNDML
- a CDS encoding helix-turn-helix transcriptional regulator, with product MQNIPNNALLRLPQVLALIPVSRSAWWAGCKSGRYPKPVKLGPRTTAWRAADIAALLEKLTAEPEEK